Proteins found in one Pseudomonas frederiksbergensis genomic segment:
- a CDS encoding helix-turn-helix domain-containing protein: MIETDQKFLAGVVGRAIAKQRIRSGLTQEEVAERLGIGNEAVSRIERGVVVPNIERLVEFANIFDCEVADLLTEASSRPDDQATRISRLLMALNHDDRQLIVDLVERLAERLRKG; encoded by the coding sequence GTGATAGAAACTGATCAGAAGTTTTTGGCAGGTGTGGTAGGCCGTGCGATTGCTAAGCAGCGCATTCGCAGTGGCTTGACGCAGGAAGAGGTGGCCGAACGCTTGGGCATCGGTAATGAAGCCGTTTCCCGTATCGAGCGAGGTGTCGTCGTGCCCAATATTGAACGGCTGGTGGAGTTCGCCAACATCTTTGATTGCGAAGTGGCGGATTTATTGACCGAGGCCAGTTCACGCCCTGACGATCAAGCCACTCGGATCAGCCGGTTATTGATGGCGCTTAATCATGACGATCGACAGCTTATTGTGGATCTGGTGGAGCGTTTGGCTGAGCGTCTGAGAAAGGGTTGA